A single genomic interval of Chitinophaga sp. 180180018-3 harbors:
- a CDS encoding GntR family transcriptional regulator, with product MKTVFEKIRELEDMPAYSKHERFVEGIINAINEKIIGVGDSLPSVNAMIAGLGYARETVIKGYRELQGRGLIESKNRLGYFVADDNTQQSLKVALFMYTIDTFQEQFYRSFRNELGANVHLDVFFHHGNIEVFETMFSLVKNRYGMYVISPIHHPRTKELLNTIPRHKLVMFDRYEPLEGDFNYVVQEFEKSSYAIFEQLSDVIRKFDKMIFYHNPDSLFPPEIVRSFQKFIQKHHIKGKILREYEPGSVEKGVVYYVNENAELWNLLRDCNAKKIKPGKDIGILSHNDEPVKEIVGNGITTYSVSFSNMGRRVARAVLDREPVQLVLPTELIRRNSL from the coding sequence ATGAAAACAGTTTTTGAAAAAATACGGGAGCTGGAAGATATGCCGGCATACTCCAAACACGAACGGTTTGTAGAAGGCATTATTAACGCTATTAATGAGAAAATCATCGGGGTAGGGGACTCCCTGCCTTCTGTTAATGCCATGATCGCCGGTCTGGGATATGCCCGTGAAACCGTGATCAAAGGGTATCGCGAATTACAGGGCCGTGGCCTGATTGAGTCAAAAAACAGGCTTGGATATTTCGTGGCCGACGATAATACACAGCAGTCGCTCAAGGTAGCGCTGTTCATGTATACCATCGATACCTTCCAGGAACAATTCTATCGCAGTTTCCGTAATGAGTTAGGTGCCAATGTTCATCTCGATGTATTTTTTCACCACGGCAATATCGAAGTATTCGAAACGATGTTTTCGCTGGTAAAGAACAGATACGGTATGTATGTGATTTCCCCTATTCATCATCCCCGCACAAAGGAATTACTGAATACCATTCCTCGCCATAAACTGGTAATGTTCGACCGTTACGAGCCACTGGAAGGCGATTTCAATTATGTAGTGCAGGAGTTCGAAAAATCGTCCTATGCCATTTTTGAACAGCTGAGCGACGTAATCCGGAAATTCGATAAAATGATTTTTTATCATAATCCGGATTCCCTGTTCCCGCCGGAAATCGTACGTTCCTTTCAGAAGTTTATCCAGAAGCATCATATAAAAGGTAAAATACTGCGGGAATATGAACCGGGTTCAGTTGAAAAAGGAGTAGTATATTACGTGAATGAGAATGCCGAATTGTGGAATTTACTGAGAGATTGTAACGCAAAGAAGATAAAACCAGGTAAAGATATCGGTATTCTTTCCCACAATGATGAACCGGTAAAGGAAATTGTGGGCAATGGTATCACCACCTATTCCGTTAGTTTCAGCAATATGGGCAGGCGTGTGGCCCGTGCAGTGCTGGACCGGGAGCCTGTACAATTGGTGCTGCCTACGGAGCTGATCAGGCGTAACTCTTTATGA
- a CDS encoding alpha-galactosidase, whose product MRKKLSVILFFLIVVTHTAVKSETIRISTNETELVLQTAENGRLYQLYLGARLANQDEYTLLAGRVKSHADGQGWEAYPVSGTETFFEPAFAIRHNDGNMTSVLQYVSHKVNVISGDVTETVIQLKDALYPVQVKLFYRSYAKDNVIQAWTEISHNEKKPVNIGQYASSMLYWKCARYFLTEFSGDWAKEVNMSTAPLNFGKKIIDSKLGTRADLHVSPFFTVGLGAAPAENEGQVLMGTLAWTGNFRFTFEVDNEQNLRVISGINPYASDYTLDPGKVFTTPAFIFTLSNHGTGKGSRDLQRWARNYQLKDGQGGRLTLLNNWESTGFDFNEPKLDSLMQQAKYLGVDMFLLDDGWFGNKYPRHSDTQGLGDWQVTGNKLPNGVPSLVKDANRAGVKFGIWIEPEMVNPKSELFEKHPDWVIMLPNRERYYYRNQLVLDLSNPAVQEHVFNVVDHLMTENPELAYMKWDCNSPVTNIYSPYLKDRQNNLYVDYVRGLYKVLDRIRDKYPRLPMMLCSGGGGRTDYEGLRYFTEFWCSDNTDPVERLFIQWGYSQFFPAKAMAAHVTSWNHEAGIKFRVDVAMQCKLGFDINLKELSARDQTFCKSAVATYNRVKNINFEGDQYRLVSPYEGNHTAVMYVSSSRQQALVYAYDIYPRFGESSLPVLCQGLDPAKKYRVREINLMEGSRPGDAFNDKVYSGDYLMKVGLDVFTARKLHSRVLELEAIN is encoded by the coding sequence ATGAGGAAAAAATTATCCGTTATCTTGTTTTTCCTGATTGTTGTGACCCATACAGCAGTTAAGTCGGAAACTATTCGCATATCCACTAACGAAACAGAGCTGGTTTTACAAACAGCGGAAAATGGACGCCTGTACCAGTTGTACCTCGGAGCACGGCTGGCTAACCAGGACGAATACACGCTGTTGGCTGGCAGGGTGAAATCTCATGCCGACGGCCAGGGATGGGAAGCATATCCTGTATCCGGAACAGAAACGTTTTTTGAACCGGCATTCGCCATCAGGCATAATGATGGTAACATGACCTCCGTGTTACAGTATGTGTCCCACAAGGTAAACGTCATATCCGGCGATGTTACTGAAACAGTAATTCAGCTGAAAGATGCTTTATACCCTGTGCAGGTGAAACTGTTCTATCGTAGTTATGCAAAGGATAACGTGATTCAGGCATGGACTGAAATTAGTCACAATGAAAAGAAGCCGGTAAACATCGGCCAGTACGCTTCTTCCATGTTGTACTGGAAATGCGCCCGGTATTTTCTGACAGAGTTCAGTGGCGACTGGGCAAAGGAAGTGAATATGAGCACCGCGCCACTTAATTTCGGTAAAAAGATCATCGACTCCAAACTGGGTACCAGGGCGGATTTACACGTATCTCCTTTTTTTACAGTGGGCCTCGGCGCCGCACCGGCGGAAAATGAAGGACAGGTATTGATGGGAACACTGGCATGGACGGGCAACTTCCGCTTTACATTTGAAGTGGACAATGAACAAAACCTGCGTGTGATATCCGGCATCAATCCTTACGCTTCCGACTATACGCTGGATCCTGGAAAAGTATTCACAACGCCTGCTTTTATCTTCACATTAAGTAACCATGGTACTGGTAAAGGTAGCCGTGATTTACAGCGATGGGCCCGCAACTATCAGCTGAAAGACGGCCAGGGTGGCCGCCTGACATTGCTCAATAACTGGGAGTCTACCGGCTTCGATTTTAACGAGCCTAAGCTGGATTCCCTGATGCAACAGGCGAAATACCTGGGTGTGGATATGTTTCTGCTGGACGATGGCTGGTTTGGTAATAAGTATCCCCGCCATAGTGATACGCAGGGACTGGGCGACTGGCAGGTGACCGGCAACAAGCTGCCAAACGGAGTACCATCCCTCGTGAAGGATGCTAACCGTGCTGGAGTAAAATTTGGCATATGGATAGAACCCGAAATGGTGAACCCCAAAAGCGAACTTTTTGAGAAGCATCCTGATTGGGTGATCATGCTGCCCAACCGCGAGCGCTACTATTATCGTAACCAGTTGGTGCTGGATTTAAGCAACCCGGCTGTTCAGGAACATGTGTTCAACGTAGTGGATCACCTGATGACGGAAAACCCGGAGCTGGCGTACATGAAGTGGGATTGCAACAGCCCCGTTACAAATATTTACTCACCTTATCTGAAAGACAGGCAGAATAATTTGTACGTAGATTATGTACGTGGCTTATACAAAGTATTGGATCGTATCCGCGATAAATATCCCCGGCTGCCGATGATGCTTTGCTCCGGTGGTGGCGGTCGCACTGACTATGAAGGACTTCGCTATTTCACCGAATTCTGGTGCAGCGATAATACCGATCCTGTAGAGCGGTTATTCATTCAGTGGGGATATTCCCAGTTCTTCCCGGCCAAAGCAATGGCGGCTCACGTGACCAGCTGGAATCATGAAGCAGGTATAAAATTCCGCGTGGATGTGGCCATGCAATGCAAGTTGGGTTTCGATATTAATCTGAAAGAACTGTCGGCCCGCGATCAGACATTTTGTAAGTCGGCCGTAGCCACCTACAATCGTGTGAAAAATATTAACTTCGAAGGCGACCAGTACAGGCTTGTTTCCCCGTATGAGGGCAACCATACAGCTGTCATGTATGTGAGCAGCTCCCGGCAGCAGGCACTTGTATACGCATATGATATCTACCCGCGCTTTGGCGAAAGTTCCCTGCCTGTATTGTGTCAGGGCCTTGATCCGGCAAAGAAGTATCGCGTCAGGGAAATTAATCTCATGGAAGGATCCCGGCCAGGAGATGCTTTCAACGATAAGGTCTATTCAGGAGACTATCTGATGAAAGTAGGTCTGGATGTATTTACCGCCAGAAAGCTGCACAGCAGGGTGCTGGAGCTGGAGGCGATCAACTGA
- a CDS encoding solute:sodium symporter family transporter yields the protein MNAVSLLSFLLITVLVALISWYKTRKENLQTSSGLFFANRNLGFLVVGGALFFTNISAVQFIGENELVYTNNMSVMAWGLSSVFAMLVVSEFIMPVYLRSGISTTPDFLEERYDTGTKRFVSVIFLVSYIVNMLPSVLYSGALSFNGLFRISETFHISHWITVWLLVWLIGLIGCLYTVLGGLKAVAISDTVLGIGMFAGGVLLPYVALRYLGHGSVRAGLDTLLASHREHLNSIGAKGDSVPFSTIFTGMLLVNLYYWGTEQYIVQQALASRNLAESQKGIAVACVGKIISPLLLNIPGLIAVHLYTHLSNTAEVFPKIVSDICPPVLTGYMAAITFGAAFTTFNAGLNSSSTLFVLNLYKPLMERRQQPVSERTMVRAGKMFEIIVCLLAMCIAPFIAFARHGLYTYLQMVSGFFSVPIFTILVMGLLHKRMPAIAAKIGLTFFIVTYAVSQLLVDTGLHFLHVLAILFIVTVLLMMITAAFYPRKEPFVQQWNNVVDLQPWKRRHLYTILLLLAMVALFVVFSPLGIAGKL from the coding sequence ATGAATGCAGTATCCCTGCTAAGTTTTTTGTTGATCACTGTTTTAGTGGCGCTGATTTCCTGGTATAAAACCAGGAAAGAGAATCTTCAGACTTCTTCCGGCCTTTTTTTCGCCAACCGCAACCTGGGCTTCCTGGTCGTAGGAGGCGCCTTGTTCTTTACCAATATCAGCGCAGTACAATTCATAGGAGAAAACGAGCTGGTATATACCAACAACATGAGCGTGATGGCATGGGGGCTATCCTCTGTATTTGCCATGCTGGTGGTGTCGGAATTTATTATGCCTGTATACCTCCGCAGTGGTATCTCCACAACACCGGATTTCCTCGAAGAGCGTTACGATACCGGCACCAAACGTTTTGTATCTGTAATTTTCCTTGTCAGTTATATCGTGAACATGTTGCCCTCCGTGCTGTACAGCGGGGCACTGTCGTTCAATGGACTGTTCCGGATATCGGAAACATTTCATATTAGTCATTGGATAACCGTCTGGCTCCTCGTCTGGCTCATCGGGCTGATTGGCTGCCTCTATACGGTGCTGGGCGGTTTAAAGGCTGTTGCTATTTCAGACACTGTGCTGGGGATTGGTATGTTCGCTGGCGGAGTATTGCTGCCCTACGTTGCACTCAGGTATTTAGGCCACGGATCTGTGCGGGCCGGGTTGGATACGCTGCTGGCGTCGCATAGGGAGCATTTGAATTCCATCGGTGCAAAAGGTGATTCAGTGCCGTTTTCCACCATTTTCACAGGGATGCTGCTGGTGAACCTTTATTATTGGGGAACGGAGCAATATATCGTGCAGCAGGCGCTCGCTTCACGTAACCTGGCAGAGAGCCAGAAAGGCATTGCGGTAGCTTGTGTGGGAAAGATTATATCGCCCCTGCTGCTAAACATCCCCGGTCTGATTGCCGTACACTTATACACGCATTTGTCAAACACTGCTGAAGTATTTCCGAAGATCGTCAGCGATATATGTCCACCGGTACTTACCGGCTATATGGCAGCCATTACCTTTGGTGCAGCCTTTACTACTTTTAACGCCGGACTTAACAGCTCCAGCACCCTGTTTGTACTGAATTTATACAAACCACTCATGGAACGCCGCCAGCAGCCGGTCAGTGAGCGAACGATGGTAAGAGCGGGGAAGATGTTTGAAATCATCGTTTGTCTGCTGGCCATGTGCATTGCACCTTTCATTGCTTTTGCACGGCATGGCTTATACACTTATCTGCAAATGGTGAGCGGCTTTTTCAGCGTTCCCATTTTCACGATACTGGTGATGGGACTTTTACATAAACGTATGCCTGCCATCGCCGCAAAGATCGGGCTTACTTTCTTTATCGTTACTTATGCTGTATCGCAACTACTGGTAGATACCGGCTTGCATTTCCTTCATGTGCTGGCCATCCTTTTTATAGTAACAGTATTACTGATGATGATAACAGCAGCATTTTATCCGCGAAAGGAACCATTTGTACAGCAATGGAATAATGTGGTAGATCTGCAACCCTGGAAAAGAAGACACCTGTATACAATACTATTGCTGCTGGCAATGGTGGCCTTATTTGTAGTTTTTTCTCCGCTCGGAATAGCTGGTAAATTATAA